The genome window GTCCTGCGCGGTACCGTGCCAGATCAaagcgtgaacacacacacaccgcctcgTTTCCCAGCATTCCTGCTGTCACCGCCCTGACAGGAGGTGTCAATACAGCTGTTGTCAGTATAATGCAGTTCTTCTCACTGGGCTGAGTCACAGCCGCCGACCGTCTGCTCAGGATGAGAAAGGTCAGCGTGGAAGCGTCCCAACTCccagatcatcatcatcatcatcatcatcatcctcctcgcTAGTCGTCTCGACCCTGAATAGTGCCGTCTCTCATCTGGCcttcagtctctctctcacacacagcagtACTAGACTCTGTGACACCCACATTCCTCTCATTACTGCTATTCAGCACTCAGGTTTTTTTGCCCCACTGCTGTgggctttttttctccctatTCCAGAGTTGatttatgcaaacacacacacacagaggggcaAGAGGAAGAAGTGTTTTGTGTGGAGCAAGCGATGGGAATCGAATGTTTCCTTGGGGTGACGCAGGCGTGGTAAGTTCCAGCACACCAGAGAAGACCAGCCGGGTACGTCGGCGTGATCTCATGGCCTTTTAAGGGCCGACCGGGCTCCGCTAGCAGAACTGGAGAACGTGTCCTTTCTCTAAACAGTTTACGCCGCAGTCCAGAATGACAGAACGCAAGTGCGCAGAGGACGGATGGAGACACGATGCCAGTGGGACGGTTTCTTTGTGTTGGTGGGTGATGTTTTATCACTGTCAAACCGGTTTGCCCCCGTTACTCGGTGGTGGAGCCAACATGGTGATCTGCAAGACTTCCAGTGGCCCGTAAATGGAGATGAATTCATAAACCATAAACCCACCAGTGCATTCGCTCTACTGGAATCATAGGTCTGATTTATTGACGTCTATGAgacattgtaaacaaacaagTTTATGGTTTTAATTCTTCTTCTATACAGCAAGATGTTTGTCAAGTAAATGATTGGTCCGTAGAAGCACAACGCAGGTGAGCGCAGCAGTTTGTGGCGGGTGGCTAATCTATGCTACCCTTTGATGGACATCCCTGTGTTCCACATATTACTGGGGAAGTTCTGGCGTTATGAGTGCTCTCTACTTGGTCTTAAACAATACAGGAGTGGCCCGCTGCACTGAAGTACGACTTTGAGGTACTCGTACTTCTAGCTGAGGACTTCTGTGCCTGCAGCTCGTGCACGTGTTTGTAGCTTAACCAACAACACATGAACACAGATTGGACAGAAAAAGCTGATTGTAGTATTGagtattttttctgttttcatgagCTCAGAAAAACCAGCTGCTCTGCTTGCGTCcctgaagaacaacaacaacaacgcggcTAGATGACGGGCCGGTCGATCCTTTCCTATCGGACCCGTTCGTCTGAGCTCTCGCCTCGCTGTAAAAGGGCAGATTGTGGAAAACCCagtgggagagaggggaaaaagagagtgagagggaaATCTGAGCCGGGCCGATTGGAGAGGACGAGTCGGTCGGAGGGAGGGTGGAGTGCttttcggggaggggggggcgtcgtCTCTCCCAAGTTTGGTGTGATGGCCTGGAAGCTGTGCGATCCCCGCTGCTTTGAAACTACTTGTTTGTGTTGGCTGCCGATCTCAAGACTTATCGGCAGAACATTCAAGAATAATgggacacgcgtgtgtgtgcttgcagtgcggggggggggtctcaagaAGCACTTAAACCCCACGCCGGAATTAAAGGTATTGGTGGCAACATGTTTGTGAGGAAGtacacaaacagagagagagagagcgagcggccGGCGCAGGAATGGCCACGGGCCTTTTTCATTTCCACTTCTCTCCCCCCGGTGCTTCTGTGCTCCTCGACTCAAAGAATGTCTTCGTTATAGCGCGAGACTTCCAAAGACGACCCCGATTAAGAGTGCGCCGTCTCTTGTGGGTGAAATGAGGGTTAATTTGAGTTCCTGCAGACTTAAATAGTATTGAAACCATATGGAATATATATTATTggatcattcattcatttttcgcTAAAGAAGTTTGCTTCTGTAGTGACGGAAAGCTGACCGTTAAAAACAACGTCCGGCCTGAGGTTTGACCTCTGCTCTCTGTTCCATCCCGCTCAGCTGGCAGGGAAGTACGACCACcagaaggaagaggagctgaGGCTGTGGATTCAGGAGGTGACGGGCAAAAGGGTCGGGGAAAGCTTCATGGAGAGCCTGAAGGACGGCGTCCTATTGTGCGAGTAAGGGGACCGGATGCTTTCACCATGGAAACGCTACAATTTTTAGGATAGAACTATTTTGGAATTGTTATTATTGCAACTTCAATCTCTAACTTGCTTGAACTTTGCATCCTTTTTCTTCGTAGACTCATTAATGTCCTGCGGCCGGGTTCTGTGAGAAAGATCAGCAGCTCCACTCAAAACTGGCACCAGGTGAGGCATCATCTCTTTGCAAGAAAAGCGAGCAGCTACGCTAAGCTAACCGTTATTTACCACACAGATATTATCGGTCTTCTCTGTGTGACCCTCTGCAAGAAAGCACAGTCCCTTAAATGGGAAACACAAGGACTGATGCCTCTGTTCCTCCTTCAGCCCCCGTACGGATATCTGAGTGTACTGATCTGATACTCGTGTTCAATAAATAAGCTGCATGCGTCCTTTTGTGGAAGTGACCGGGATCGGCCTTCTTTGTGTCGAGCCACTCCAGGCTTTCCTTACGTTGTCATGCAAAGCGCAACTACTAAATCCATAGATATCGACGTAGTGACTCATCCGAGTCTGAGTAAGTATCTAACAGATGCCTGCATTCTGCATCGGTGCATCGATGTCTGCTCAGAACTTTGCCACAATGGCTGCTCTTCTCCACTGACTCTGTGtggtttttttccttctttccctcAGCTGGAAAACATAGGGAATTTTGTCCGCGCAATCACAGAGTTCGGCCTGAGGCCAGATGACATCTTTGAGGCCAACGATCTATTTGAGAATGTCAACCACACTCAGGTCCAGAGCACGCTCATCGCTCTGGCAGGAATGGTGAGggcggggacacacacacaaacccacacacacacgcacgcacacacacatctggagcTTTAGCCACTTCCGAAGGTTGCTGAATGGGAGAATCAGTCGCTCTCCATAAAGACCAGAGTAACTGTGTGTGAGATCAATGATGCACAGACAGACTTCCCGATGATCACCTGTCTGGAGCAGGACTCCAGTATGCCGACGGCAgaagaataataaaaatgaatattggtACGAAAATGGTCCCTTATCAGCACCGCTTTCCCTTCTGTCTCAGGCCAAGTCCAAAGGTTTCCACTCCAAGTACGACTTGGGAGTAAAGTACGCCGAGAAACAGCAGCGGCGCTTCGCTCcggagaagctgaaggagggTCGCAACATCATCGGCCTGCAGGTCAGAGCGGCGTGAATAAATAAACCGGGAACGGGCCCTTTGTGCGGCTGTGCCCTCTTCAGGGCTTGTAGTGCGAATGTGTCCAGAGATGCTCTTTGAGAAGGTCTTTTGTTGTACCCACTGCTGGACTTATTGGATCCTATCCAACCTGCACTGCATGTGGAATAATAACCCATTCATGGGAACATTTGCCGTCTTTTATGCCGTAAAGTCTTTCAGCGTTTAGCGTCGTTCCACTTCCGAGTAGTGAAGCGTTTTTGTCAAGGGGTTCTTTGGCACTGGAACCTGCGTTCTGCGTCCCTGTCTGAGGGAAGACCCACAGTTCATGTGACGTTAAACACGGGCTCACCATGAAAGGtgcagtgttgggcaagttactgaaaatgagtatttagttagttactagttacttcttttaaaggtaattgaattacttaccagttactgtgtatcaaaagtaattagttactctggaaagtcacttttaagttacttttatgtctgctttttaaatgtaatgaatataaatagtactgaacagtcaaacacaataaacatattttttagacctatttattgtaatcaacaggacaacaggccttcaaatcaagcaatagtacaaaagtcatttttaatactttacttaatacaaaataactgtttgaggcatttgcctgaaggcagcTGACTccacagttgacaggatgcttctcatcttcaacatagcgagcgatcaatctattcagctctgcccggttcatcggctgcactgcagtccgtgtgaagtggagccctggttgtttgcgtggagctgcgcctgcagcatgtgtgtcactattctgtgacacacaacgtttggtggccacaactattttgtgctgacaggcagctatttacttactattttccggccctccgcttcgcgtcacaaaggagagtaacgcgagtaacaaactcatttcagtaattgtaactgtgttaatgtattttaaaaaatacttcgttacatgctcgttaccgctaaaagtagtggaattacagtaatgcgttactttgcGTAACGCATTactgttactttgtaacgcATTACTCCCAACACTGAAAAGGTGGAACCTAAACCTGTGAAGTCAAAGGAATACAAGAACAAACGATCACACCGCTGCTtttcatttagttatttaaGCTGGGAAAAAGGCTTTCTAAGGAAAATTGGAGAGTAAAACGTAGGAAGCAGGGGTTCCTAAAAGGTCGATCTCAAAGGCCGTACCAGTCGATCGTGTGCaatcgattaaaaaaaaaagacgtcacGGATGCGCGGAAGATGACcaaagctaatgctaattagcgatccttgcttactaacggacgcatttattttcattccaaAGCGAGCCAGGCTGACTCCAGCAAGGTGACGGCCACGAATGCGCGGGATGCTTGTGACGGTTTCCTCCTTCTGACGGATGAGCGGCTCGTTGTTTCCTTCACATCGGCTCGTTCCGCGCTGTTGGAGCGCGTCGCCGCTACGATTTACCGGCTGGCTGGCACCAGATGCGGGCTCACGTGGGACACGTCGGGCTTTCTCAAGCTCTTAACTCGCTGCCTTTCGCTTTCTCTCTAGATGGGCACCAACAAGCTCGCCAGCCAAAAGGGCATGACCTCCTACGGCACACGCCGCCACCTGTACGATTCCAAGATGGCCACCGACGGCCACGTGGACCAATCCACCATCAGCCTACAGATGGGCACCAACAAGGGAGCCAGCCAGGTGAGGACACCTTGAGTTCCACGGCCCAACAATGATGCTGACAAAGTGGCCATGATTTAAGGTTGAGAAGAAGAACACAAAGTAACGTACTACCCCCCCCCTACTTCAGGCCGGTATGACAGCCCCGGGGACCAGGAGGCACATCTTCGATAagaagctggagctggagaactGTGACAGCTCCACCATCTCCCTGCAGATGGGCACCAACAAAGTGGCGTCCCAGCAGGGCATGACGTCCTACGGCCTCCCGCGCCAGGTCTACGACAACAAGTACTGCGCCAACCCCACCGAGGCCCCCTGCGACAACGGGGCCGAGTTCGATGGCTACCAGTACTCTGACTGAGAGGACCacaaccccccaccaccccacacCGAATCCaccctcaacccccccaccctcctatTTGCTTAACATCAGGTAACCAGCTGCCTTTGTGACGACAAAGAAACCGGGCAGACTGTTATTTAACGTCCCTCTAAACTTACTTTTTACTcttgtggatttattttgtttgtctttctgggAGTAAAAGGcaacaaatgaaaaagtaaTCGTTTGCACCAACCTGACTTTTAAGACTTGCAGCGGCCAAAAATCCCCTTCAAACATTAATGACCTTCtgatatttataaaaaaacttttttttcctacattctttttttactttaattagaGAATTATTTTTTGACAGCCCCCCACCCAGTAAAGTTGTGACAAAGCAGAATTTAAAAGTTCCCTGGGAGGGGAACAGAGGGACGAAACTTTTTCACACAACCGGATTCCACGTGCGCGCCGCGGCCCCTCGGGATCCTGCAGAAGCTCCCgggtgggagagaggggggggagttCATGGACTGAGCAGAGGGCTGGTAATTGCTTTTGTGAGCACCCGCTCCGTCTTATTCACGGACCTGCCAATCACCCACCGCGccatctttcttcttcttcttcttttcgtgATCTCATTTACTTTGTGTAGATTCTGAGGAAGcattgaggggggaaaaaagagtgcGAGAGCAAATGTAGGTGTTGAGATCCATAGTTGAGTGAGTTTTGTAGGTACTTTGAGTATTTTTGCTCAATGCCAATGCGTActgaatattttttatcttttgtaCGTTTTTACTCCGTCAGTTATAGTAACTTTACTAAATACAATCTTACAATGAGGTtatagtaataatataatagaGGGTAGAATACTCACAGGGTACTGTGATGATTCATTCCTTCCATTGAAATTCTAAatcaatattcttttttttacccacgtctgttaattttgtttttaagcAGTTATTTCTGCACAGTTGCAACTATAGATTGGGCTCTGCTAAATCATTAGAATGAGAGAGATTGATGCGCTATTGGTTGAAAAATGGGcctacatttaatttaaattaatttattcaaactgacttttaaatcaaattcaaaGTGATTTCTTATAAATATAGCAGACATTTGAAAACGTTAAAATTTAAATTTCCTGCGTCAAACTGTTTAACCCAGCGAATACTTTGAATGTGAGTGGAGGGTCGAGCTGTTCCAGGAGTCACGCTCCACCCATCAGCACAAAGGGGCGTCTCAGGCCCCAACATCTGCATTTCTTAGTCCTTGGCTCCCAATTACCGTCTGAATTAGGTGTTAAAATAAGCTCCATGTTTGTTTGCTGAATCTGTTCAGTCGTTGTGGTTGAGGACGTGTAGCCGTGTGCCATCTAGTGGAGGGAAAGCACATGTACACTTACTGTATTTTTAACCCATTAAACATCTAACGGAAACGGTctcttttattcaaatgtattttttttagttcCCTTTGGGATCCAAAAGATCCAAATGTTGAGTGAATGTATGGTAACATTTCACTTTAATGTGTTTGCTTTGGCTTTGTTTCAACATTGTTCAAACTTTACCTTTGCTAACCTCttgactttttaaatttttatttcTATACGCGTTCACTAAACATGACATtgtgcaataaaaaaacacttgaaaaaaTATGGTTCTGCTTTGATTTTCTTATTGGCTAAAAATacacattgaatgtgaaatacaCACAAGAAGTGACATTGCATGATTATgatattaaaaaaggaaaatgaatcaaatctatcattactaatatatatatatatatattatacatacatGATCCAATAAACAAAATGTCTCAGTGCATTAGCGACTgggttaaaatgtaaaaagctacTTTCTACAAAAGTAACACACTTGTGTCTATATCCTCTATTACAACAATCTGAAAACAACGGTCATATTCACTTCATTGACAACACAAAGAATAACTGCCGTGGACATATTGTGTTTTACACTCATGGAAATTTCAGTCGGTGATGAGACAATTTAGtctgggaaagaaaaagacCACATTATGAGGTAATCAGTTAAAAGAAATAAACCGATAACTACGGacggtaaatggactgtactatggcgcttttctagtcttccgaccactcaaagcgctttaacactacatgacatcattcacccattcagacaggagaaccacacacagtgacacctgccatcagtaactaacattcacacactgtagtcgcagctacaggagcaatgttgggttaagtgtcttgcccaaggacacatcgacatgcgggttagcagagcctgggatcgaaccgacaaccctctgattggaggacgaccgtgctccccactcacccacagtcgcccgacATCTGAAAAGCATTTACAGAGAGAACTGCGACGTAGAGCAAACAACAGGACGACTCTGGCCCAGCCAGAGCAGCGCGTCGTGCTCGTCCATCCACGCTGTGGCAAGAAGGTAAACTGACCAGCACGtcaactaaaaacacacactcgtccGCTTCCATTGTTTCTTAAAGACTTGGCTGCATTGTGTTCGCTGAACAGGGCTGGATTTAACGGACCGGTCACAAGTGGGGGGCGGGGGAATGTAAGTGAACGGAGTTGGGCACAGGGTCGAGGGTCACGGGAGAACATGACTATTGATTGGCCGTTTCACAGGCATCGATCCAATCACTGTAAACATCCACTGGCTCAGACAGATCTGATGGAAATCGGGTTAAGGGACATTccagaagaaggaaaaagactCACCACTTGCTCACTGGCTTCTAGACCTGACTTGCATACTATACTTACTATGcagaatttttaaaaaaaggatacagGTGATTGGAGTCTGGAACTCCTCCAAGCAAACGCTGCATGATATGATTCCTGTGTTGCGGGTTCGTTCCCTGGAAAACAGTAAGTACCTTAGTTATATGCATCGTGGTGCATTTCTTCATCTCGTTCGGTTGTTCTGCATTTACTTACATTTTGACATCGCAGGATTTCTCATGGTTACAAAACGGGCAGGTGAACTGGACGTCCAGGTTGCCCGTCATCTTTTTCTTTGGAGGTGGCTTTCTCTTTGACTTCCTGCGCCCCATTTGTAATGTTGTGTAACTGTGAATACGAAAGGATGATTACAATAATACTGTTTTGTTggtaatgtattaaaaaaaaagtaatgtagCTGGTTTTATGACaatcattcactcattcattgtTAACCAGTAATGGCTGCTTACCTGAATCAAAATAAGATAACATTCAAATTACTGGACCAAAACTAACAAACCagtcaaaaaacattttatctaTCCCACGTGAATAATACCTCACTATTCAACATATTATAGAGCAAACTCTGAATTACGTTGTTGTCTTATCCGTCTTACGTCACGTCAGACAGGGTCAGAAAAACATCAAATAGCTTTAGCTACACGCTAGCGAGCTAACGCGCTAACAGATGCTACCTCTTGGGTAAAGACTGAAAGAGACGAAAATATAGCTTTTAATAAACGACTTTCAGGGCTAAATGCGCAAGTGCAGTGCGTGGTTCGTGTATTATGGGTTGTATCATTTCGCATTCGCGTAATGGTGTGACTGACACTTACCAAAGGGATGTCGGCAGCGGAGGATGCTCGGTGGATTCAACTTCATCCGGGTACTGCGCCTCTGTAGTGACCCCACTGATTGGTTAGCTGGGAATTTAAGCGGTTTGTGATTGGCTGGGGGAAGAAGACTGACAGCATTGTGTGTCCAATAGCAGATCTCGATTTTCTGAATTAACTCCCCTCATCTGTTGATTTTTGGGCATCTGGCAAAgacgccccctgggcgcctccctagggaagtgttccaggcacggccggCTGGGAAGAGGCTCCGGGGGGaggaggccccggggaagacccaggaccaggtggagaga of Gasterosteus aculeatus chromosome 11, fGasAcu3.hap1.1, whole genome shotgun sequence contains these proteins:
- the cnn1b gene encoding calponin-1, translating into MTTHFRSGPAFGLSAEVKSKLAGKYDHQKEEELRLWIQEVTGKRVGESFMESLKDGVLLCELINVLRPGSVRKISSSTQNWHQLENIGNFVRAITEFGLRPDDIFEANDLFENVNHTQVQSTLIALAGMAKSKGFHSKYDLGVKYAEKQQRRFAPEKLKEGRNIIGLQMGTNKLASQKGMTSYGTRRHLYDSKMATDGHVDQSTISLQMGTNKGASQAGMTAPGTRRHIFDKKLELENCDSSTISLQMGTNKVASQQGMTSYGLPRQVYDNKYCANPTEAPCDNGAEFDGYQYSD